ataaaatagtTGAATATATAACGttagaaagagaaaaaacGTAATAAATAGCAAAAAAGTAACTAACTATAACTCAAAAAGGTAGCATTTCGAAAAAAAACTGTTAATTTGCCCTATTTGaacaaattttccaatataGCAAACATGTTCAGACTTTTTGAGAGtattatattttctctAGATACAgttattttccttttcttcctcCTAAATGCATgatgtttttattttttttattttgttgtattATCGTGTCGATTATCCTAGCTCTGTAAAAATCGTAAGACTTTATCTCGGTTTTGAAGAATCGTTTACTCTTTATGACCAAAAGTATTCTCACCTGAATACGTCACATATAAAAACCCATCTCTATCTTTATGTTCTTGATAAACGGCAGACATTAAAGCTGCTGTTGGAGGCAAAGTATCATTCACGAATATAAATATAGCTTTCTCAGGAGGTAGAAGAATTCTCTTCCTGATTACGTATACAAATTGACCAACAGTAAGATCTGCTGGAACTAAATATTTACgtttatcaatttcttgaatatctGATTTCTCCGCCTTCTCACAGATGACTGGGATTCTGTTCTGGAATTTCTCAGTTATTCTTTCAGATTCTGCCTTTCTTTTCTCAAAGGGATATTCTGATTTAAATGCTGATTTCATCGCTTGTTGCTTGTTTTTGTAATAGTAGTAGTGATATCTTACACTGACTGTCTTTATTCCTTGTCTTATGAATAACTTAAAGTTCTTGATGGCCTATCTCATATCATATCTGTTTTTAATTACTAATGTGGATAGTAAAAATTACGTATTGTGAAGAGATCACAGTGAATTGTTTTTCTCCGCCCCTTATTTTATCAACTGcaaaaatgataatgcCCCACTCAGGTTTCgaacaagaaaacaaagataataaataagttTCCACAAAggataaaaaatttatttcttcgATGAACTAAATAAATTAACCTTACTTATATTCGAGTCtgatttttaatttttaatttttttgtcagtcatttctttctattaaataaaatatacaatatagaagatttttctaatcattatattattgcTTTCGCGTCTATCCCAAGTTATAATTTAAAGATCTTCAACTTAAAGATAGTGTCATTGATGGATTGCTCTTCATCAGCAATAGCACCTTCCTTTCCACTACTCTTAGTAATATCAGATCTACAAGTCTTACTGACCATATCTAGATGTTGCTTAACAACGTCTTCAAAATCAATGGTGTCTTTAACTAGTTCATATTCAACTAAGACGTCATCAGTAGCATTTAGACCACacttttttcttaatttttgaattctgTTGACTAGCTCTCTTGCAAGACCTTCAGTCTTCAATTCTGGATAAATATTGGTATCTAAGATAATTAAAACTTCTTGATCAGTTCTGGTTTCTTGACCACTTTGAACGGCAGATTCTGGTAAACCTCTGATAACATTCAAATCACCTTTAACTAATAGAATATCAGCAACTTGTAATTCACCAGTTTCTAAGTATTTTTGAACATCAGCAGATTTTACAGATGGTAAGGCGTCCTTAACCTTCTTAGCatcttttttcaacttcttACCTAGAACTGGCCAGTCAGCAACAGCTTTATATTCGACATTGTATTTAGCTTCGTCAGtggtaatgatgatatcaCGGACATTAAGTTCTTCAGCAATATAGCTCTTTAAAGATTCAACATCcttcaaatattcttcatcGCTATGCAAAATAACTAAAGTCTTTAATGGAGtcttcaaagaaattgtcttcttttcaCGAATATTTCTACCTAGTTCGATGACAGATTGCATTCTAGCAACAGCCTTTTCAATAGCTTCATCGAATAATTCTTCTCTGACTTCTGGATAAGACAAGAAATGAACAGATCTGTCATCTTTACTGAATTGAGATAACACATCTGCTGGAATAAATGCcttcaatttcatataAATACTATCAGATAAGAATGGAGTAAATGGTGCCATAGCACGAACGAAAGTGAATAAAGCTTCGAATAAACTGTTTAATGCCTTTAAACAATCTTCAACACCATTTTCACCCTTTAAACGACGACGATTGAATCTAATATACCAATTtgttaattcatcaataaaattcaataattttggaACAACAGTGTATAATTTATATAGACCCATTTCTTGATGAATAAATTGAACTAAAGATTGCAATGAGGCTAGGATCCATCTATCCATAACGTTATCACTCTTCATGTTTGGATCgtatttgaaatcaatatcGGAGGtctttttcaataaggCAATTTGACCATCTAAAAACTTGAAAGAGTTCCACCATGGTAATAATACTTTAGAGACAACTTCTTTAACACCATCTTCTTTAAACTTCAAACTTTCAGCTTTCAAAACTGGAGAATTGATCAAGTATAATCTTAAGGCATCAGCACCgtatttttccaaaacaATATTTGGATCTGGATAGttcttcaaagattttGACATCTTTCTACCATCAGCGGCAAGGACAATACCAGAAACGATAACATTCTTATAAGGAACTTTACCGAACAAATGGGTACCTAAGACACTTAAAGTATAAAACCAACCTCTTGTTTGATCTAAACCTTCAGATATGAAATTTGCTGGAACtctttcattaaatttttcagtgTTTTCAAATGGATAATGTTGAGAAGCGTATGGCATAGAACCAGATTCAAACCAACAATCGAaaacttcttcaattcttcttAATTCACCTTTACCTTGTTTAGATGGGATagttaatttatcaatgatATCACGATGTATGTCAGTAATACCTGTTACACCTGttaattcttctaattcagCAATGGAACCAACACAAACAACTTCCTTGAAATCATCAGAAACCCATAATGGGATTGGAGTACCCCAATATCTATTTCTCGAAACATTCCAATCACGAGCGTTAGCAATCCAGTTAGCAAATCTTTTTTCCTTGATAACATTTGGAACCCAGTGAGATTTTTGAACAGATTCCAACATTTGTGGAACAATGTCCTTAACTTTAACGAACCAAGCTGGAACAGTACGGTACAACAATGGGGTATCAGATCTCCAACAGAATGGGTAAGAATGGCGAATTTGTGTGGCATAAAGCAAGTTACCAGTGTTGGTTAAATGTTTAATGATCAATTTATCAGCATCCTTAACGTAAACACCAGCGAAATCAGTGACTTCACTAGTAAATTTACCTAAATCATCTAATGGATTTGGGAAAGTTGAACCTGGTTGAATAATTCCAGCAGCTAAACAAACGTTGAAATCCTCTTCACCAAAGGCTGGAGCATTATGGACAATACCAGTACCTGAATCGGCTGTAACATAACCATCAGAAATGACTCTGAAGGCAGTTTCCTTATATTCTTCGGCAAAGTATGGGAATAATGGTTTATACTTTAAGCCGACTAATTCGCTACCTTTTAtcttttcaacaattttatatttttcatccTTTGGTTTCTTGTATAAAGACTTGATTAAGGCTTCTAACAAGATGTAGTAACgatctttcttttcatcatAAATCTTAACATATTCGAATTCTGGGTTCACACACAAAGCCATATTTGATGGTAAAGTCCATGGTGTAGTAGTCCATGCAACCAATTGAGTCTTTTCTTGACCTATAACATCGAAACCAATAGTGACGGCTGGATCATTAAcatctttataattttgttgAGCTTCGAAATTACTCAATGGAGTGGTTAAACCAGTAGAATATGGCATCACTCTGTAACCACGATAAACTTGATCCTTTTCGAAAAGTTCCTTGAAAGCCCACCAAGTAGATTCCATAAAGGATGGGTACATAGTCTTGTaatcattatcaaaatcaatCCAACGACCCAATCTACCGATAGTTTTTCTCCAATCGGCAGCATACGTCATGACAATCTTTCTacattcattattatagtTATCAATACCATATTTGTAAACATCATCTTTACCCTTGATACCTAATTTCTTGTCAATGATATGTTCAATTGGGACACCATGAGTATCCCAACCGAATCTTCTTTCAACGTGATGACCTGTCATGGTGGCATATCTTGGAACGATATCTTTAATAGTGGATGCTAAGATA
The Naumovozyma dairenensis CBS 421 chromosome 5, complete genome DNA segment above includes these coding regions:
- the ATG8 gene encoding ubiquitin-like protein ATG8 (similar to Saccharomyces cerevisiae ATG8 (YBL078C); ancestral locus Anc_7.400), which produces MKSAFKSEYPFEKRKAESERITEKFQNRIPVICEKAEKSDIQEIDKRKYLVPADLTVGQFVYVIRKRILLPPEKAIFIFVNDTLPPTAALMSAVYQEHKDRDGFLYVTYSGENTFGHKE
- the ILS1 gene encoding isoleucine--tRNA ligase ILS1 (similar to Saccharomyces cerevisiae ILS1 (YBL076C); ancestral locus Anc_7.398) — encoded protein: MSDNTTHFSFSKQEEEVKAFWDEIDAFHRSLELTEDKPEFSFFDGPPFATGTPHYGHILASTIKDIVPRYATMTGHHVERRFGWDTHGVPIEHIIDKKLGIKGKDDVYKYGIDNYNNECRKIVMTYAADWRKTIGRLGRWIDFDNDYKTMYPSFMESTWWAFKELFEKDQVYRGYRVMPYSTGLTTPLSNFEAQQNYKDVNDPAVTIGFDVIGQEKTQLVAWTTTPWTLPSNMALCVNPEFEYVKIYDEKKDRYYILLEALIKSLYKKPKDEKYKIVEKIKGSELVGLKYKPLFPYFAEEYKETAFRVISDGYVTADSGTGIVHNAPAFGEEDFNVCLAAGIIQPGSTFPNPLDDLGKFTSEVTDFAGVYVKDADKLIIKHLTNTGNLLYATQIRHSYPFCWRSDTPLLYRTVPAWFVKVKDIVPQMLESVQKSHWVPNVIKEKRFANWIANARDWNVSRNRYWGTPIPLWVSDDFKEVVCVGSIAELEELTGVTGITDIHRDIIDKLTIPSKQGKGELRRIEEVFDCWFESGSMPYASQHYPFENTEKFNERVPANFISEGLDQTRGWFYTLSVLGTHLFGKVPYKNVIVSGIVLAADGRKMSKSLKNYPDPNIVLEKYGADALRLYLINSPVLKAESLKFKEDGVKEVVSKVLLPWWNSFKFLDGQIALLKKTSDIDFKYDPNMKSDNVMDRWILASLQSLVQFIHQEMGLYKLYTVVPKLLNFIDELTNWYIRFNRRRLKGENGVEDCLKALNSLFEALFTFVRAMAPFTPFLSDSIYMKLKAFIPADVLSQFSKDDRSVHFLSYPEVREELFDEAIEKAVARMQSVIELGRNIREKKTISLKTPLKTLVILHSDEEYLKDVESLKSYIAEELNVRDIIITTDEAKYNVEYKAVADWPVLGKKLKKDAKKVKDALPSVKSADVQKYLETGELQVADILLVKGDLNVIRGLPESAVQSGQETRTDQEVLIILDTNIYPELKTEGLARELVNRIQKLRKKCGLNATDDVLVEYELVKDTIDFEDVVKQHLDMVSKTCRSDITKSSGKEGAIADEEQSINDTIFKLKIFKL